GACCTTCACCCCGGAGGCGTCGGGATACCGCTTCGCAATCGCGCCCTGGACGGCCGATGCAAAGTGTTCGAGCGCGTGCTCGGGCAACGCCGGTGCCCCTTCAGTGGTGATACGGCTCATTGCGCGCGATCTTCGCCGCCCGGTAGAGTTGTTCCAGCACGATGGCGCGTGCCCACTCGTGTAAGAACGTGAGTTCGGAAAGCGACCAGACGAACTCGGCGCGCTCGCGCAGCGCGCCCGTCGCACCATACGTTCCGCCGATCACCAAGGTGAGACGTTGCGCGCCGCTGCGACCTACGTCGCCGATGCGCACCGCCAGCGCTTCACTGGAGAGCTGCGTCCCGGAGCGATCGACGAGCCAAATGCGATCGTCCTCGCGCAGATGACGCGCGATGCGCTCGGCTTCTTCGCGCATCGCCGCGTTCGGATCGCGCCCGTTTCCGGCGCGCACTTCGATCTCGTCGTACGCGTGATAGGCGCCCAGGCGCGCGCGAAAATCTTCGCACGCGCGCGCGACGTACGGCGTGCGAATTCGGTCGACGGCGACGACGCGTACGATCATTTACGCACTATAGCACCGTCGATCGCGATTGCGTCGCGCAGCTCGAGCAAGGTGAGCGCCGCCATGACTGCGGCGGCATCCGCGCCGGCTTGGACGACGAGGTCGTCGATGGCGGCCGGTCCCGCCTCGAGCGCGCCGAGCAGCGTTCGCGCGAGCGGATCCTCGTCGAAGACCGGATCGTCGAACGGCAGCGGCAGCGGTTTATTCAAGCCGATCGCCTCGAGAACGTCGGCGGCGTTGCGAGCCAACGTCGCGCCGTCGCGAATGAGCGCGTGGCAACCCGCAACGTGGCGCCGATCGACGTCGCCGGGCACCGCGAGCACCGGAACTCGTCCCGCCGCCCAACTCGCCGTGTTGAGCGCACCGCTGCGAGCGGGTGCTTCGATGACGACGACGGCGTCGGAGAGGGCGGCGACGATGCCGTTGCGCTGGAGGAACTGATGCGGCAGCGCGGCGCGCTCCGGCTCGAAGGGCGAGAGCACGGCGCCGCCGGCGGCGACGATGCGTTCGGCCAACGGGCGATTGCGTTCGGGGAAGAACCGGTCGTGGCCGCAGCCCAGCACGCCGACCGTCGGTGCGCCCGCCTCGAGCGCCCCCTCGTGAGCCGCGGCGTCGATGCCCAGGGCCAACCCCGAGACGACGCAGCAGCCCGCCCTGCCGAGCTCGGCGGCGAACTCGCGTGCCACGCGGCGACCGTAGCTGGTCGCGGCACGGGTGCCTACGACGGCTACGCAGGGCCGAGCGAGGCCGGCCGGGTCCCCGACGCTCCAGAGGCCGACGGCGGTCGCCTCAAAGCCGCGCTGGCCCCGCAGCGCCTCGAGCGCGGCGCGGGGCAAGAAGAGGGGGCGGTCGATCGGCATCGCCCCTCAATCCCGCCTTCGGGGGGAATCGACAAGGCCCGAGGGAATAGCCAGGCCCGAACGGAGGTACCGCAGGTGGCAGCAGAAGCGTATTGCGTGAAGTGCAAGACCAAGCGTGAAATCAAAGACGCGGTCCAGATCACGATGAAGAACGGTCGCCCCGCAACCGAAGGCAAGTGCCCGGTTTGTGGAACGAAAATGTTCAAAATAGGAGCCGCCAGCTAAAAAGCTCCGCGGCCGCAATTATCAAGGAGCCGTCCTATGCGACGGCTCTTTTTGCTTTTACTACCGGTAGTAACGTATAATGCGAGTGCCCACTACATGTGGGGTATTATGACTTGTCCAACTTGCCGCAAGAGTGAGACCCGAGTCGTCGATTCGCGCGACGACGAGACCGTCGTGCGGCGGCGGCGCGAGTGCCTCGATCCGCGCTGCAAGCACCGATTCACCACGTACGAGCGCATGGAAGCTCCGCGGCTCTTCGTCGTCAAGAAGGACGGACGGCGCGAGCAGTACAGCCGCGACAAGATCTTGGCCGGCCTGCGCAAGGCCTGCGAAAAGCGGCCGATCTCGGAGAGCCAGATGGAAGCGGTCGCATCGGATTTGGAACGCGAGCTCTTCGCGCGCGGCGAGAGCGAGGTTCCCTCGACGATGGTCGGTGAGAAGCTGATGGAATCCCTCAAGAAACTCGATCCCGTGGCGTACATCCGCTTTGCCAGCGTGTACCGCTCGTTTCGAGACATCGAGAGTTTTCGGGAAGAGTTATCGACACTTCTTTCCAAGTGACAACCCCAATGGTTCGCGTCGCACTCAAGCGCTTGCCCGAAGGCGAAGATTTGCCGCTTCCCGCGTATATGACCGAGCACGCCGCGGGCGCCGATCTTTGCGCGGCTCTGCGCGACGAGTTGACGCTGCTGCCCGGAGCGCGCGCGCTGATACCGTGCGGCTTTTCGATCGCGCTGCCGCCGGGGTACGAAGCGCAGGTTCGCCCGCGCAGCGGCTTGGCGATTCGCAGCGGCGTGACGTGCCTCAACGCGCCGGGAACCATCGACGCCGATTATCGCGGACAAGTACAAGTGGTGCTGGCGAATCTCGGATCCGAGCCGGTCGTCGTGCGGCGCGGCGATCGCATCGCGCAGCTAATCGTTGCGCCGGTCTCGCGCGCGTCGTTCGAGGTGATTGAGGAGCTCCCTGAAACCATGCGCGGCGAGGGCGGATTCGGGTCTACCGGATGAAGGTGTATATCGTCGGCAAAGGCGCCGTGGGAACGTACTTCGGCGATCTGCTGACGCGAACCGGCGTCGAGGTCGAGTACGCGTCGCGCGCGCTTTCCGACGTGCGCCTGTTCGACGCCGACATCGCCTTGGTCACCACCAAGGCGTACGATACGGATTCGGCGGTCGAGACGCTGCGTAAAGCCGTTCAATATCCGCAGAAATGCGTTTTCGTCACGCCGCAAAACGGCGTGGGCAACGAAGAAAAGCTCGCAGCGGCGTTCGGCGCCGATAACGTGGTCGCGGCCGCGCTGACGACGCCCGTCGATCGCGATCGCGACGGCCACGCCGTGGCTCGAAAAGAAGGCGGCCTCGCGCTCTCGCCGATGGGGACCAACGCCTACAACTGGCTCATCGCGACGTTCGCCGCGGCCGGCATGAACGTCAAAGTGGTCGAGGATTGGCGTTCGCTCAAATGGAGCAAACTCGCGCTCAACGTCGTCGCCAACGCGAGCTGCGCGATTCTCAACGTACTGCCGAATCGGCTCGTGCACTTCGATAGTATATTCACGCTCGAGATTCGCATGGTTCGCGAGGTTCGCGCGGTGATGGCGGCTATGAACGTCGCGGCCATCGACCTGCCGCGCTATCCGGTGCGCGCGCTCTTTGCGATCGCGCAGCTGCCCAGTCCCGTCGCGCGGGGGCTGCTCGCGCGCAGCATCGCGGGCGCTCGGGGCACCAAGCCGCCGTCGCTGCTGCTCGACTTGCGGTCGGCCAAGCCCCAGACCGAAGTCGAGGTGCTCAACGGCGCCGTCGCGGCCGCGGGCCGCGAGCGGGGAGTTCCGACCCCGGTCAACGCCGTCTACGCCCGCGTGCTCAACGACATCGCCCACACGCCGCCGCTGTGGGCTAAGTACCGGGAACGTCCCGATACGCTGGAAGGCGAAGTGCTCGCCGAGATGAAGCGTGCAAAGGCGCTCTCAAAGCGCTAATATGCGAGATCCGAACGTACCCGAGTCGCTCGAAGGCTGGTGGATTCTCCACCGGATGTTCGCGCTCGACCGCCGCGCGTGGGACGCTTTGCCCGAAAAGCGCCGCAATAAGTATTGCGGTCACGCCATCGACTTGATCGACCACCTCAAAAACACCGAAGACGGGGACTTGGGTTTGGCGCAGCTGGTGGGCGGTAAGGGCGATTTGATGCTCACGCACTACGCGCGAACGTTCGAAGGGTTGTCCTACGCGCAAACGCTCATCGACAAGCTCGAGCTGCGCGACTTTCTGCAGCCGCGTTTCTCATACGCGTCGGTGCTCGAGCTCGGGCTGTACGACGCCACCGGCAAGATTCACGCAGAGCTCGGCGAGCGCGGGCTCGCGCCGCAATCGACCGAATGGAAGGCGGCGTTCGACGAACTCGTGCGCAAGCAAGCCGAGAACCCGCACGTCGCTCCGCGCTTGTGGGCGCGGATTCCGGAGCGCCGCTACGCGTGCTTCTATCCGATGAACAAGCGCCGCGGCGAGGTGCAGAACTGGTATTTGCTCGGTTTCGACGCACGCGCGAAGATGATGAGCGAGCACGGCGTCGTCGGACGCTCCTATCACGGCCAGGTGACGCAGGTGATCTCCGGCTCGATCGGCTACGACGACTTCGAATGGGGCGTCGATCTCTACGCCGACGACCCGATCGTCTTCAAGAAACTCATCTACGAAATGCGCTTTGACGAGGTCAGCGCGCGTTACGCCGAGTTCGGCTCGTTCTGGTCGGGACTGCAGTTCTCGCCGCAAGAGCTCGGCGTTTTACTAGACGGCGACGCCGTGCCGCAGTTGACTACAAAGGCTTAAAGAAGAAGATCTCCGGATCGCCGGGATCGAGATTCTCGAGCCTGCCGGTTTGGGTGAAACCGCGTTTGTCGAGCAAGCCTTGCATTGCCGCGTTCGACGCGTTGGTCGACGTGTAGAGATTGTGTCCCGCGTTGAGATTTTCAACGTGCTCGATGAGCGTCGAGGCGATGCCCTCGTGCTGGTGCGCCGGGTCGACGCCCAGCATCCACAAAAACGGACGGGCGTAAAAGCCGCGATCCCAAACCACGAATCCGGCAACCGTACCGTCGATCTCGGCTACCAGGCACTCCTTGGTTCCCAGCGCGTGACGGATGAACGAAAGATGATGGTTGTAGTGCAGTGCGTGCGGCATCTTTTCGAGCAGCGGAAACTCTTCTTGGTGCGCTTGACGAACGTTCATCGATCTTTTCCTCGTTAGGGCGCGGCGACGGTGTAGGGACCGTTGCCCAGAAAGATGGGAGCGCTTACGCGGCCGGTCGCGACGTCGACGGTGACCAACGAGTTGTCGCGACGCGCGACGACCAGTGCCGTCTTGCCGGCGCCGGTAAAAACGATCCCGTACGGCGCGCCGCCGACCGTAATGGGTGTTTTTGCCGCATTGGTCGCGACGTCGATCGGCGTGATCGTCGAGTTGGCATAGTTGCTGACGTATGCGAGCGCGCCGCTGGGGTTCACCGCGACGAGCATCGGGCTGACGCCGACGGCAATCGCGGGCAACGCTCGCCGCGTCGCGACCTCGACCGGCATGACGGTATTATCGCCGTTGTTCGCGACGTAGAGCGTTTTGCCGTCGGGCGTTATGGCAATGCCCATCGGCCGTCCGCCGACGGGAATCGGCGTTTGCGCGGAGCGCGTCGCGACGTCGACCGGCGTCACGGCATTCGCGCCGGTGTCGGTCACGTAGAGCGTCTTACCGTCGGGCGCTATCGCGATCGCGCGCGGGTTCGCTCCCACTTCGATCGGTTTTCCGGCCGTCAAACCAACGAGATCGATCGACTGGACAGTGCCGTCGTCGGCGTTGGCGATCCAGGCCGCGTTCCCACCGGGTGCGATCGCAATACCGTTGGGACTCCGTCCGGTCTTGATCGTCGCGATGACGCTCTGCGCAACCGTGTCGACGACGCTGATCTGCGAGGTATCGCGATCGCACACGTACAGTCGCGTGCCGTGCAAGATCGCGTCGCGGGGTCCTTGTCCGACCGCGATCTGCGGACCCACGACCCCGGTAACGAGGTCGACCGGCACGACCGTGTTGCCGAAACGATTCTGCGCCCACGCGACGGCGTGCGGCGTCGCGCCGTCGACGCGTACCACGAGCGTTTGCTTTTCGAGCAGCGCGCCGTTGGCGGCGGCTCCGCCGAAGACGATTCCGTAGTATCCGCCTGCGAGCGACGTACCGGCCGTCACGTCGAGATCGATAGGCAAGCTTTTGCCGGCGGCGACGCCCGCGGCACCGTCGGACATATTGACGTGCAACCCCGGCGGTACGGTCGCGGCCCAGTGCAGATCCTGCGCTTGCGTACCCGCGGTATTGTCGAGCACGACCTGTGCTGCGACACGATTGCCCGCTTTCACGGTGACCGCCGGCACGTCGATGCCGACCGAGGTTGCCGGTGCGAAACGAACCGGCGCCGTCGCGTACGACGGCGGCGCGTTCTCCGGCGCGATTCCCCACTGTGTGTTCGGCGCCGCGCCGAGATCGAAATCGACGCGCAACGTTCCGCGCAGCGCCACGTCGACCCACGCGTTCTGCGACGGCTGACCGTTGACGCGCAGCGCTTGAACG
The sequence above is drawn from the Candidatus Baltobacteraceae bacterium genome and encodes:
- a CDS encoding 23S rRNA (pseudouridine(1915)-N(3))-methyltransferase RlmH, which gives rise to MIVRVVAVDRIRTPYVARACEDFRARLGAYHAYDEIEVRAGNGRDPNAAMREEAERIARHLREDDRIWLVDRSGTQLSSEALAVRIGDVGRSGAQRLTLVIGGTYGATGALRERAEFVWSLSELTFLHEWARAIVLEQLYRAAKIARNEPYHH
- a CDS encoding DNA-processing protein DprA; protein product: MPIDRPLFLPRAALEALRGQRGFEATAVGLWSVGDPAGLARPCVAVVGTRAATSYGRRVAREFAAELGRAGCCVVSGLALGIDAAAHEGALEAGAPTVGVLGCGHDRFFPERNRPLAERIVAAGGAVLSPFEPERAALPHQFLQRNGIVAALSDAVVVIEAPARSGALNTASWAAGRVPVLAVPGDVDRRHVAGCHALIRDGATLARNAADVLEAIGLNKPLPLPFDDPVFDEDPLARTLLGALEAGPAAIDDLVVQAGADAAAVMAALTLLELRDAIAIDGAIVRK
- the nrdR gene encoding transcriptional regulator NrdR, translating into MTCPTCRKSETRVVDSRDDETVVRRRRECLDPRCKHRFTTYERMEAPRLFVVKKDGRREQYSRDKILAGLRKACEKRPISESQMEAVASDLERELFARGESEVPSTMVGEKLMESLKKLDPVAYIRFASVYRSFRDIESFREELSTLLSK
- the dut gene encoding dUTP diphosphatase, yielding MVRVALKRLPEGEDLPLPAYMTEHAAGADLCAALRDELTLLPGARALIPCGFSIALPPGYEAQVRPRSGLAIRSGVTCLNAPGTIDADYRGQVQVVLANLGSEPVVVRRGDRIAQLIVAPVSRASFEVIEELPETMRGEGGFGSTG
- a CDS encoding 2-dehydropantoate 2-reductase N-terminal domain-containing protein, with the translated sequence MKVYIVGKGAVGTYFGDLLTRTGVEVEYASRALSDVRLFDADIALVTTKAYDTDSAVETLRKAVQYPQKCVFVTPQNGVGNEEKLAAAFGADNVVAAALTTPVDRDRDGHAVARKEGGLALSPMGTNAYNWLIATFAAAGMNVKVVEDWRSLKWSKLALNVVANASCAILNVLPNRLVHFDSIFTLEIRMVREVRAVMAAMNVAAIDLPRYPVRALFAIAQLPSPVARGLLARSIAGARGTKPPSLLLDLRSAKPQTEVEVLNGAVAAAGRERGVPTPVNAVYARVLNDIAHTPPLWAKYRERPDTLEGEVLAEMKRAKALSKR
- the hemQ gene encoding hydrogen peroxide-dependent heme synthase, whose product is MRDPNVPESLEGWWILHRMFALDRRAWDALPEKRRNKYCGHAIDLIDHLKNTEDGDLGLAQLVGGKGDLMLTHYARTFEGLSYAQTLIDKLELRDFLQPRFSYASVLELGLYDATGKIHAELGERGLAPQSTEWKAAFDELVRKQAENPHVAPRLWARIPERRYACFYPMNKRRGEVQNWYLLGFDARAKMMSEHGVVGRSYHGQVTQVISGSIGYDDFEWGVDLYADDPIVFKKLIYEMRFDEVSARYAEFGSFWSGLQFSPQELGVLLDGDAVPQLTTKA
- a CDS encoding GNAT family N-acetyltransferase translates to MNVRQAHQEEFPLLEKMPHALHYNHHLSFIRHALGTKECLVAEIDGTVAGFVVWDRGFYARPFLWMLGVDPAHQHEGIASTLIEHVENLNAGHNLYTSTNASNAAMQGLLDKRGFTQTGRLENLDPGDPEIFFFKPL